In one window of Coralliovum pocilloporae DNA:
- a CDS encoding DUF411 domain-containing protein produces MKKSNLIKVLSVLFLVTGLSTAVSAETLGKMSVFKSPYCGCCTAWMQAMEKAGFSIDVENIEDMDPVKKQAGIPEDMQACHTAAVDGYVIEGHVPLEAVHKLLEERPDIRGIAVPGMPMGSLGMGDDENARYTVYALPRDPSKDPEPFFEAGE; encoded by the coding sequence ATGAAAAAGAGTAATCTTATCAAGGTGCTGTCGGTTCTGTTTCTCGTGACAGGGCTGTCAACAGCGGTCTCGGCAGAGACTCTTGGGAAAATGTCAGTGTTCAAGTCACCCTATTGTGGCTGCTGCACCGCCTGGATGCAGGCCATGGAGAAGGCAGGCTTCTCAATTGATGTCGAGAATATCGAAGATATGGACCCGGTCAAAAAGCAGGCCGGGATTCCTGAGGATATGCAGGCCTGCCATACAGCTGCAGTGGATGGATATGTGATTGAGGGGCATGTTCCCCTCGAAGCCGTCCACAAACTACTTGAGGAACGCCCCGACATCCGCGGTATCGCCGTTCCAGGAATGCCGATGGGCTCGCTCGGCATGGGGGACGATGAAAATGCCCGATACACGGTCTATGCGCTGCCCAGGGACCCGTCAAAGGATCCGGAGCCTTTCTTTGAGGCGGGAGAATAG
- a CDS encoding trimethylamine methyltransferase family protein, producing MDHSALTSDPPPAPGRRQRNRRSGRTRSRQRQSGLNTTATTPQRRQVPAYGLLHEEALRRLEDQADWILREIGVEFHEDNDALRLFHAAGADVQGCRVRFEPGHVRSLCATAPSEFRLHGRNPQRTVTLGGDHVVLMPGYGSPFVTDLDRGRRYATLEDFNAFVKLTWLSPWLHHSGGTVCEPLDVPVNKRHLDMVYGHLRYSDKPFMGSVTAPERARDSLAMAELVFGKAFIDRHAVIQANINVNSPLVYDGVMSQVLRTYAAANQCVAVSPAIFGGAMGPVSQPAVIAQTLAEGMVGIALTQLVKPGCPAVFGSFHSTMNLKSGALTFGTPEANLTTMALAQLGRRLGVPTRAGGGQITASNAPDGQAMQDSTSAMWAALLSGSHQVWHAAGWLEGGLTMSYEKFIMDLDNCGMMLTMLQGLAVNDDSLARDAYREAGPGQAFLSTSHTMVHYASANYQSLLPETGPYETWSERGAPTAAERANGIWKTMLSDDQLPDIDPAVDDALKDYVARRKSEMTDEWY from the coding sequence ATGGACCACAGCGCCCTGACATCCGACCCGCCCCCGGCACCCGGGCGACGCCAGAGAAACAGGCGTTCAGGGCGTACCCGGTCGCGCCAGCGACAAAGCGGCCTGAATACAACAGCAACCACCCCACAGAGACGACAGGTCCCTGCTTACGGCCTGCTGCATGAAGAAGCCCTCAGAAGACTGGAAGACCAGGCCGACTGGATCCTTCGTGAAATTGGCGTTGAGTTTCACGAGGATAACGACGCATTGCGCCTGTTTCATGCAGCCGGGGCTGATGTTCAGGGATGCCGGGTCCGGTTCGAGCCTGGCCATGTTCGATCGCTTTGCGCAACCGCACCGTCAGAATTCCGGCTTCATGGTCGCAATCCACAGCGGACCGTCACCCTTGGCGGAGACCATGTGGTGCTGATGCCCGGCTATGGCTCACCCTTTGTTACCGACCTTGATCGCGGGCGACGTTACGCAACGCTTGAGGATTTCAACGCCTTCGTCAAGCTAACCTGGCTGTCGCCCTGGCTCCACCATTCCGGCGGCACGGTCTGTGAGCCGCTGGATGTGCCGGTCAACAAGCGGCATCTGGATATGGTCTATGGCCATCTGCGCTATTCCGACAAGCCTTTCATGGGGAGCGTAACAGCACCGGAGCGTGCCAGAGACAGCCTTGCCATGGCGGAGCTTGTTTTCGGCAAAGCCTTTATAGACAGACACGCTGTTATTCAGGCCAATATCAACGTCAATTCGCCACTGGTCTATGACGGGGTCATGAGCCAGGTCCTCAGAACCTACGCGGCAGCCAATCAGTGTGTGGCCGTATCACCGGCTATTTTCGGCGGTGCCATGGGCCCTGTTTCCCAGCCTGCAGTCATTGCCCAGACGCTGGCGGAAGGCATGGTCGGCATCGCCCTCACCCAGCTTGTAAAGCCCGGCTGCCCGGCAGTCTTCGGCAGTTTCCACTCCACCATGAATCTGAAGTCCGGCGCGTTGACCTTTGGCACGCCCGAGGCCAATCTGACCACCATGGCGCTGGCGCAGCTGGGGCGCAGGCTCGGGGTACCCACGCGGGCAGGCGGAGGACAGATCACCGCATCCAACGCCCCGGACGGCCAGGCCATGCAGGACAGCACCAGCGCCATGTGGGCAGCGCTTCTGTCAGGCAGTCATCAGGTCTGGCATGCTGCAGGCTGGCTCGAGGGTGGTCTGACCATGTCCTATGAGAAGTTCATTATGGACCTCGACAATTGCGGTATGATGCTGACGATGCTGCAGGGTCTTGCGGTCAATGATGACAGTCTCGCCCGCGATGCTTACAGAGAAGCGGGACCGGGTCAGGCGTTTCTGTCAACCAGCCACACCATGGTCCATTATGCCTCAGCCAATTATCAGTCTCTCCTGCCGGAAACAGGCCCTTATGAGACTTGGTCTGAACGCGGCGCGCCCACCGCAGCAGAACGTGCCAACGGCATATGGAAAACCATGCTGAGCGACGATCAGCTCCCCGATATTGATCCGGCAGTTGATGATGCTTTGAAAGACTATGTGGCAAGGCGCAAGTCAGAGATGACGGATGAATGGTATTGA
- a CDS encoding LysR substrate-binding domain-containing protein: MYFRHFDTLRAFVLIARHESFAAAADALNMTKGAVSYRIRTLEEQLGFPLFERQARGVVLSARGQELLGMAETAFRQMEDRISELSQTEPRTLTVGVSTYFASRWLSPRLMDFMRAHPDVRLRLQPMVDLSDLKGEGVDLAIRWGRGDWTDQIIEPLLDCPAWPVGNRRAAEMVSRLGLQNAFRKFTLLRDRPDSDAWSHWYEAAGLPFRSRADTLIIPDPNVRVQAVIDGQGVALNDALVARELEDGTLTRLSDIQAPGYGYFLAYPGGGLTEAATAFADWLRQVIEQGYNSGIRRV, translated from the coding sequence ATGTATTTCAGACATTTTGACACGCTGCGCGCCTTCGTTCTGATTGCACGGCATGAGAGTTTTGCTGCGGCAGCAGACGCCCTGAACATGACCAAGGGGGCGGTGAGCTATCGTATTCGCACGCTGGAGGAGCAGCTCGGGTTTCCCCTTTTCGAGAGGCAAGCGCGGGGCGTTGTGCTGTCTGCCAGAGGGCAGGAGCTGCTGGGGATGGCTGAAACTGCCTTCAGGCAGATGGAGGACAGGATTTCTGAACTCAGCCAGACTGAACCGCGCACGCTGACTGTTGGAGTCTCCACCTATTTTGCCTCTCGCTGGCTGTCACCGCGACTGATGGATTTCATGCGGGCCCATCCTGATGTTCGCCTGCGGCTGCAGCCGATGGTCGACCTGTCAGACCTGAAGGGAGAAGGTGTCGATCTGGCTATTCGCTGGGGGCGGGGAGACTGGACGGACCAGATCATAGAACCGCTTCTGGATTGCCCGGCCTGGCCCGTGGGCAACCGGCGGGCCGCCGAGATGGTCTCTCGCCTTGGCCTCCAGAATGCGTTCCGCAAATTCACTCTTTTGCGTGACAGACCAGACAGCGATGCCTGGTCTCACTGGTATGAGGCGGCAGGGCTGCCCTTCAGGAGCAGGGCCGATACGCTCATTATTCCCGATCCCAATGTCCGTGTGCAGGCCGTGATTGACGGGCAGGGGGTGGCCCTGAATGATGCTCTGGTCGCGCGTGAGCTGGAGGACGGAACCCTTACCCGCCTCTCCGATATTCAGGCACCGGGTTATGGCTATTTTCTTGCGTACCCGGGAGGAGGCCTGACAGAAGCCGCCACAGCCTTTGCTGACTGGTTGCGACAGGTCATAGAGCAGGGCTATAATTCAGGAATCAGGCGTGTTTGA
- a CDS encoding tetratricopeptide repeat-containing glycosyltransferase family protein, whose amino-acid sequence MAKKSVSLDRDLKKAAKLAAGGQIDEARVLYQALIDRFPENRRAREGLKRLSGPQASFLDQMNDLIRRYKGGEIDEPLNEALSLQATMPEQPDLQTLIGALYAARHEHEQAIQYYRTSLALNPDQPNTLNNLGNALGAVGLHEKAVEAYVHAIHQVPDRAETHNNLGAALKAMGRFTDAAQSYISAIKLKPDYAEAHLNLGIVLMSLGHFEEGREHYEWRMAPQNSSQTSKPPRLTCPAWPTSNPAQSLFVWPEQGIGDEVMFAALLPALQALISGPITVAADPRFAPLLARSFPDINVVLRDGAGAYDGLEPKPDAMIAMGSLPRLMGQLKRSVKGAPYLVVDEACRALWQERLSALPRKPNIGLSWRGGAATTFSRARSIDLQDLAPVLSLDANFINLQYGSHDDEIASVSKALGITIYDWDDVDPLTDLESFAAQIASLDLVVSVDNSTVHFAGALGTECFVLQPFVPNWRWLPLGQAPDWYGKTFRFFQQSDRDRWDTPILTAAHAVQEFLASRPT is encoded by the coding sequence ATGGCGAAGAAGTCTGTGTCCCTGGATCGCGATCTGAAAAAGGCTGCAAAGCTTGCAGCGGGTGGGCAGATTGACGAGGCCAGGGTGCTCTATCAGGCCTTGATTGACCGCTTTCCTGAAAACCGGCGTGCCCGGGAGGGTCTCAAACGCTTGAGCGGGCCGCAGGCATCGTTTCTCGACCAGATGAATGATCTGATCCGGCGCTATAAGGGCGGAGAGATTGACGAACCTCTGAACGAGGCCCTGTCCCTTCAGGCCACAATGCCGGAGCAGCCGGATCTGCAGACTCTTATCGGGGCGCTTTATGCTGCCAGACATGAGCATGAACAGGCTATTCAGTACTACAGAACGTCGCTGGCCCTGAACCCGGATCAGCCCAATACTCTGAACAATCTGGGTAATGCCCTTGGCGCGGTGGGCCTTCATGAGAAGGCCGTTGAAGCCTATGTCCATGCGATCCATCAGGTGCCCGACCGGGCTGAAACTCATAACAACCTCGGTGCCGCTCTCAAGGCAATGGGGCGGTTCACGGATGCAGCCCAGAGCTATATCTCTGCCATAAAACTGAAGCCGGACTATGCCGAAGCTCACCTCAATCTCGGGATTGTGCTGATGAGCCTTGGGCATTTTGAAGAGGGGCGCGAGCACTACGAATGGCGCATGGCACCGCAGAACTCCAGTCAGACGAGTAAGCCTCCCAGGCTCACATGCCCTGCCTGGCCCACTTCAAACCCGGCCCAGTCCCTGTTTGTCTGGCCTGAGCAGGGTATCGGCGATGAGGTGATGTTTGCAGCGCTTCTGCCTGCGTTGCAGGCACTGATCTCCGGACCGATAACGGTTGCAGCGGACCCGCGCTTTGCCCCTCTGCTGGCCCGATCCTTCCCGGATATCAATGTGGTTCTGCGCGATGGCGCAGGGGCATATGACGGGCTTGAACCCAAGCCGGATGCCATGATCGCCATGGGGTCTCTGCCAAGGCTGATGGGGCAGTTGAAGAGATCGGTGAAGGGAGCGCCCTATCTTGTGGTGGATGAGGCTTGTCGTGCCTTGTGGCAGGAACGGCTAAGCGCCTTACCCCGAAAGCCGAATATCGGCTTATCCTGGCGGGGAGGGGCTGCAACCACTTTTTCCCGGGCACGCTCGATTGATCTGCAGGACCTGGCTCCTGTCCTGTCTCTTGATGCCAACTTCATCAACCTGCAATACGGCTCTCACGATGATGAAATCGCGTCAGTATCCAAGGCGCTTGGCATCACCATTTACGATTGGGATGATGTAGACCCTCTGACTGACCTTGAGAGTTTCGCCGCGCAGATTGCATCGCTCGATCTTGTGGTCAGTGTCGATAATTCAACGGTGCATTTTGCCGGAGCCCTCGGGACGGAGTGCTTTGTTCTTCAGCCCTTTGTGCCGAACTGGCGGTGGCTGCCCCTTGGACAGGCCCCCGACTGGTACGGAAAAACGTTCCGCTTCTTCCAGCAGTCTGACCGGGACAGATGGGATACCCCGATCCTGACCGCGGCGCATGCTGTTCAGGAGTTTCTGGCGTCACGCCCCACGTAA
- a CDS encoding response regulator transcription factor, with product MARIVLVDDHPIFREGLEALIDRSAQDEFTASLGEPSRLHQVIQQKKADVVLMDLSIEGRMTFDVISTLKDRFPALILIVLSMHGDQPTVERAMQAGADGYALKQDAFEDLLFAIRAAERGGRFISPTIIGHGNVSIDMQKPDVTTMPERQRQILTLLAEGKSNKQIASDLGIALPTVKNHLSTLFRKYGVSNRVGLLHKLDMISVAD from the coding sequence ATGGCACGCATTGTTCTGGTTGATGATCATCCCATTTTTCGGGAAGGCCTTGAGGCTCTGATCGATCGTTCAGCTCAGGACGAGTTTACCGCCAGTCTTGGAGAACCGTCCCGCCTCCACCAGGTCATTCAGCAGAAAAAGGCTGATGTTGTCCTCATGGACCTGTCTATTGAGGGGCGGATGACGTTTGATGTGATCAGCACGCTGAAAGACCGGTTTCCCGCTCTCATTCTCATTGTTCTATCCATGCACGGAGACCAGCCCACTGTGGAGCGGGCCATGCAGGCCGGTGCTGATGGTTACGCGCTGAAACAGGATGCGTTTGAGGATCTGCTGTTTGCCATTCGTGCCGCAGAACGTGGCGGGCGTTTCATCAGTCCCACCATTATCGGCCATGGCAACGTCTCAATCGATATGCAGAAACCGGACGTCACCACCATGCCTGAACGACAGCGGCAGATCCTGACCCTGCTGGCTGAAGGCAAGTCCAACAAGCAGATCGCCTCCGATCTGGGCATTGCCCTGCCGACCGTGAAAAATCACCTGTCGACCCTGTTCCGGAAATATGGCGTGTCCAACCGGGTCGGCCTGCTGCACAAGCTGGATATGATTTCGGTTGCTGATTAG
- a CDS encoding SPW repeat domain-containing protein, translated as MSIRFVTKQIHAYLDYPVALALMGLPFILQLGSSNELALWLSVVTGFAALLLTILTDHHLGVIRVLPYSLHLAVDLAVGVVFALAPFILGFEGIDAIYYWANGIAVLCVVSLHKPEDEAVGQMA; from the coding sequence ATGTCTATTCGTTTTGTCACAAAACAGATTCATGCCTATCTCGACTACCCGGTGGCCCTGGCTCTGATGGGACTGCCGTTCATTCTTCAGCTTGGCAGTTCAAATGAGCTTGCCCTGTGGCTGTCAGTGGTCACCGGCTTTGCAGCCCTGCTGCTGACCATTCTGACGGACCATCATCTCGGCGTCATTCGGGTCTTGCCCTATTCACTCCATCTGGCCGTTGACCTGGCTGTTGGTGTGGTCTTCGCCCTGGCGCCGTTCATCCTCGGCTTTGAAGGTATTGACGCCATCTACTACTGGGCTAATGGCATCGCTGTGCTGTGTGTTGTCAGCCTTCACAAGCCCGAAGATGAAGCCGTTGGCCAAATGGCTTAA
- a CDS encoding DMT family transporter, translating to MPDNIRGSLFMIAAMAAFSLEDMFFKAATVSMPVGQALILFGALGGLVFGLWSVLRKEAVLHSAFMGRTLLLRSLCEIAGRLFFGLALALTPLSSTSAILQAAPLFVTLGAMVFFGERVGLQRWLCIILGFAGVLMILRPGFGSFEPASLFALLGTLGFAGRDLATRASPMTMSNAQLGTYGFLMLVVAGLILQLSSDTPLQFALPLTPWLQVSAAAAIGVVAYSCLTVAMRTGDVSVVTPFRYTRLLFAAILAMVVFGERPDVLTVLGSLLIVASGLYLVFRSWRQKPAL from the coding sequence GTGCCAGATAACATTCGCGGCAGCCTGTTCATGATTGCGGCCATGGCCGCCTTCAGCCTTGAGGACATGTTCTTCAAGGCGGCAACAGTCAGCATGCCGGTGGGACAGGCGTTGATCCTGTTCGGAGCACTGGGCGGGCTGGTCTTTGGTCTCTGGAGCGTCCTGCGCAAGGAGGCCGTCCTGCATTCCGCCTTTATGGGCAGGACGCTTCTCCTCCGCTCTCTCTGTGAGATTGCCGGGCGGCTGTTTTTCGGGCTGGCTCTGGCGCTGACGCCACTGTCCAGCACGTCTGCCATTCTTCAGGCTGCTCCCCTGTTTGTCACGCTCGGGGCCATGGTCTTCTTCGGCGAACGCGTCGGGCTCCAACGCTGGCTGTGTATTATTCTGGGCTTTGCCGGTGTCCTGATGATCCTGCGCCCCGGCTTTGGCAGTTTTGAGCCTGCCTCGCTCTTTGCTCTTCTTGGCACATTGGGGTTTGCCGGTCGGGATCTCGCCACACGTGCCAGCCCGATGACCATGTCAAACGCGCAGCTGGGAACCTATGGCTTTCTGATGCTCGTTGTTGCAGGGCTCATACTTCAGCTCAGCTCTGATACACCGCTTCAGTTTGCCCTGCCTCTGACACCCTGGTTGCAGGTCAGTGCTGCTGCCGCGATTGGCGTTGTGGCCTATTCCTGTCTGACTGTGGCCATGCGGACGGGTGATGTTTCTGTCGTCACCCCTTTCCGTTATACGCGGCTTCTGTTTGCCGCCATTCTGGCCATGGTTGTTTTTGGCGAAAGGCCCGATGTTCTGACAGTCCTCGGAAGCCTGCTGATTGTTGCAAGCGGGCTCTATCTTGTTTTCAGAAGCTGGCGGCAGAAACCGGCCTTGTGA
- a CDS encoding exo-alpha-sialidase: MIYPLTRDDEPADGDYSISFWFKAKSDADGALLSKGNYFSKHHGWRFFLNDGKLIFRVTTNDRKTAAQKQPYKLNKWHHVVGVIDRAKGQVRLYLDGRGKPSADGGGGAVSNRLSNRIIQSPQPLRIGYASNPDTKHADRQLFKGRIASLRIYKARLTTKQIKKLRKAGARQIVKSPKARFRESVVFRRTDQHCYRIPAISRLPSGKLMALAERRHGYWGKLCSDHGKIDIVAAYSKDNGKHWSKEQVVVSYKHGDFTAMALGDWVAVNNPVPVVDKRGRVHIMFNVSTSQYSFNNSQKAVTRGAALRTSWIVSSKNEGKSWSAPKNITKQVKKPKWRFYSHGPGHGLKASNGRLIIPTYHNNGPKAKSRVSLAFSDNNGKRWRLGKPTPNGGVSESQAVELLDGSILVNSRRVGDRKPFSRRVSIARDMSNLSRATPDKSLPSSRSHGSFSRYSWPKQRQGKSLQKGGDYARRQTSMLVFVNPAHTKHRRNLTVRISEDEGQTWAYSRRIRARSTAYSDSIATKNGGIGVLYEGTISQFDSKQAILFATFTPEWVKGGKR, from the coding sequence ATGATCTATCCTCTGACAAGGGACGATGAACCGGCTGACGGGGATTACAGCATCAGTTTCTGGTTCAAGGCCAAGTCAGATGCGGATGGTGCGCTTCTCTCCAAAGGGAATTATTTCAGCAAGCATCATGGCTGGCGGTTTTTCCTCAACGACGGCAAGCTGATTTTCCGCGTGACCACCAATGACAGGAAAACCGCCGCGCAGAAACAACCCTACAAGCTCAACAAATGGCACCATGTGGTTGGTGTCATTGACCGGGCAAAAGGCCAGGTCAGGCTCTATCTGGATGGCCGTGGCAAACCATCAGCAGATGGGGGCGGAGGGGCCGTATCCAACCGCCTTTCAAACCGGATTATCCAGTCTCCCCAGCCCCTGCGTATCGGATATGCCAGCAATCCTGATACCAAACATGCCGACAGGCAGCTGTTCAAAGGCCGTATCGCCAGCCTCAGGATCTACAAGGCCCGTCTGACAACAAAACAGATCAAAAAGCTCCGCAAGGCTGGGGCTCGCCAGATCGTCAAGAGCCCGAAGGCACGGTTTCGCGAAAGCGTTGTTTTCCGCCGCACCGACCAGCATTGCTATCGTATCCCGGCCATTTCCCGCCTTCCATCTGGCAAACTCATGGCGCTGGCCGAGCGCCGTCATGGGTATTGGGGGAAGCTGTGCTCCGATCATGGCAAGATTGATATTGTTGCGGCCTATTCAAAAGATAACGGCAAGCACTGGTCCAAGGAGCAGGTTGTCGTCAGCTACAAGCATGGTGATTTCACCGCGATGGCTCTTGGTGACTGGGTTGCCGTCAACAATCCTGTGCCGGTCGTCGACAAACGGGGACGTGTGCATATCATGTTCAATGTCTCCACCTCTCAATACAGCTTCAACAACAGCCAGAAGGCGGTCACACGTGGCGCGGCTCTCAGGACATCGTGGATCGTAAGCTCGAAAAATGAAGGCAAGAGCTGGAGCGCTCCCAAAAACATCACAAAACAGGTCAAGAAACCCAAGTGGCGGTTCTATTCCCATGGTCCTGGCCATGGTCTGAAGGCCAGCAATGGCCGCCTTATCATCCCGACCTATCACAACAATGGACCCAAGGCGAAATCACGGGTCAGCCTGGCTTTCAGTGATAACAATGGCAAACGCTGGCGTCTTGGCAAACCAACGCCCAATGGTGGTGTCAGCGAGTCTCAGGCTGTGGAGCTGCTCGACGGCTCGATACTGGTCAACTCTCGCCGTGTTGGTGACCGCAAGCCATTCAGCAGACGTGTTTCCATTGCAAGAGACATGTCGAACCTGTCCCGTGCAACACCTGACAAGTCCCTGCCCTCGTCTCGAAGTCATGGCAGCTTCTCCCGCTATTCCTGGCCCAAGCAGCGTCAGGGAAAAAGCCTGCAAAAGGGAGGAGATTACGCCCGGAGGCAGACATCCATGCTTGTATTCGTCAACCCGGCCCATACCAAACACCGGAGAAACCTCACCGTCCGGATATCGGAGGATGAAGGCCAGACATGGGCATATTCCCGCAGGATCAGAGCACGCAGTACCGCTTACTCTGATTCAATCGCCACAAAGAACGGTGGCATCGGGGTGCTTTACGAAGGAACGATTTCCCAGTTTGATTCCAAACAGGCCATTCTGTTCGCCACGTTTACACCGGAGTGGGTGAAAGGCGGCAAACGGTAG
- a CDS encoding GNAT family N-acetyltransferase: MRFIWKQFEDFTTAELYATLKLRFDVFILEQRCFYPELDDADQNARHLLLLEGDSMPPLAYLRVRDALDGLWIGRVVVHPDARGEKLGQKLMQKALDDLTGTNPGRPILLQAQAHLAGFYGGLGFKAISEVYDEDGIPHVDMRLESMPG; this comes from the coding sequence ATGCGGTTCATCTGGAAGCAGTTTGAGGATTTCACCACGGCAGAGCTCTACGCCACGCTGAAGCTGCGCTTTGATGTTTTCATCCTTGAGCAGCGATGTTTTTATCCGGAACTGGATGACGCTGACCAGAATGCCCGGCATCTGCTTCTGCTGGAGGGTGACAGCATGCCGCCGCTTGCCTATCTCCGGGTCAGGGATGCACTTGACGGGCTCTGGATCGGTCGTGTGGTGGTTCATCCGGACGCGCGTGGTGAGAAGCTCGGCCAAAAGCTGATGCAAAAGGCACTTGATGACCTGACCGGGACAAATCCGGGACGCCCGATCCTGCTGCAGGCTCAAGCCCATCTGGCCGGGTTTTATGGCGGGCTTGGTTTCAAGGCCATCTCTGAGGTGTATGACGAGGATGGCATTCCACATGTGGACATGCGGCTGGAGAGTATGCCCGGATAA
- a CDS encoding CHASE3 domain-containing protein, which translates to MDHTRVVLAEASKIVASAVDMETGMRGYLLAGREEFLEPYTNGERATYDGIRALQQTVSDNPGQVARLGEVERTLREWQSNVTSMQIELRRQIGDAKTMNDVAHLVGEARGKVYFDKFREQIATFAKREEVLLKDRREIFQIKMQSGIAAAADIQNSLKWVEHTYKVLAMAQDLLASAVDMETGMRGYLLAGREEFLEPYKSGGERFGKLSDELKATVSDNPVQVKLIEDIQQNIANWRKDVVEPMIALRREIGGAKTMDDMADLVGEARGKQYFDKFRQLMADFKAEEEALMTVRQDSNVTTVQTTNTVIIGGAIGAIILGLGLAWIIGGSIGTPIGRMTSAMRNLANGDLAVDIVGIERRDEVGEMAQATQVFKENAIEQKRLEEEQAQAGKRTEEEKRRAQLEMADNLETSVKSVVQTIASASSQMRSTAEGMATTADTAGQQSVVVAGAAEEASTNVQTVAAASEELSSSISEIRRQVENSRTITERAEQTSGQATQTIQNLSDMAQKVGDVVKLINDIAEQTNLLALNATIEAARAGDAGKGFAVVAAEVKELANQTSKATDEIASQIGSMQAATNDSVASIGEIQTVIGQLGEAAVQIASAIEQQSVSTQEISRNVQQAATGTREIADNISSVQSAVSETGEVAGQVLGAAGELAQKSDTLDRQIDVFLSDIRAA; encoded by the coding sequence GTGGATCACACGCGCGTTGTTCTGGCTGAAGCGTCGAAAATTGTTGCTTCGGCTGTTGATATGGAAACTGGCATGCGTGGTTACCTGCTTGCGGGCCGGGAAGAGTTTCTTGAACCCTACACAAATGGCGAGCGGGCGACTTATGATGGTATCCGCGCGCTGCAGCAGACAGTGAGTGACAATCCGGGACAGGTTGCCCGACTGGGCGAGGTCGAACGCACCCTGCGCGAGTGGCAGTCCAATGTCACGTCCATGCAGATCGAGCTGCGGCGCCAGATTGGCGACGCGAAAACCATGAACGATGTGGCTCATCTTGTTGGAGAAGCCCGAGGCAAGGTCTATTTCGACAAGTTTCGTGAACAGATCGCGACGTTCGCCAAGCGGGAAGAGGTGCTGTTGAAAGATCGCCGGGAAATCTTCCAGATCAAGATGCAGAGCGGGATTGCAGCCGCGGCAGATATCCAGAACTCGCTGAAATGGGTTGAGCACACCTACAAGGTTCTTGCAATGGCGCAGGACCTGCTGGCATCAGCGGTTGATATGGAAACCGGTATGCGCGGCTATCTGCTTGCAGGCCGGGAAGAATTTCTTGAGCCTTATAAATCCGGCGGCGAGCGTTTCGGCAAGCTGTCTGACGAGTTGAAGGCAACGGTCAGTGACAATCCTGTACAGGTCAAGCTGATCGAGGATATTCAACAGAACATTGCCAACTGGCGGAAAGACGTTGTCGAGCCGATGATTGCCCTGCGTCGCGAGATCGGCGGTGCCAAGACCATGGACGATATGGCCGATCTGGTCGGTGAAGCGCGCGGAAAGCAGTATTTCGACAAGTTCCGGCAGCTGATGGCCGATTTCAAAGCTGAGGAAGAGGCTTTGATGACCGTGCGCCAAGACAGCAATGTCACCACGGTTCAGACCACCAATACGGTTATTATAGGCGGTGCCATTGGCGCCATTATCCTTGGGCTTGGTCTGGCCTGGATTATAGGTGGCAGCATCGGTACGCCGATTGGCCGGATGACATCGGCCATGCGCAATCTGGCAAATGGTGATCTGGCCGTGGACATCGTTGGCATAGAACGTCGCGATGAAGTTGGTGAGATGGCCCAGGCCACCCAGGTCTTCAAGGAAAACGCCATTGAGCAGAAGCGCCTTGAAGAAGAGCAGGCGCAGGCCGGAAAGCGCACCGAGGAAGAAAAGCGCCGGGCTCAGCTTGAGATGGCGGATAATCTGGAGACCAGCGTGAAATCCGTTGTTCAGACCATTGCTTCGGCCTCGTCGCAGATGCGGTCCACTGCTGAAGGCATGGCAACAACCGCTGACACAGCCGGACAGCAGTCTGTGGTTGTTGCAGGTGCAGCAGAAGAAGCATCAACCAATGTGCAGACCGTTGCGGCAGCCTCTGAAGAGCTGTCCAGCTCGATCTCCGAAATCCGCCGCCAGGTGGAGAATTCCCGTACCATCACCGAGCGGGCGGAGCAGACCAGCGGCCAGGCAACACAGACTATTCAGAACCTGTCTGACATGGCGCAGAAGGTAGGGGATGTGGTCAAGCTGATCAATGACATTGCCGAGCAGACCAATCTTCTTGCTCTCAATGCCACAATTGAGGCGGCACGGGCCGGCGATGCAGGCAAGGGCTTTGCGGTTGTTGCCGCAGAGGTCAAGGAACTTGCGAACCAGACCTCAAAGGCGACAGATGAAATCGCTTCCCAGATTGGTTCCATGCAGGCAGCGACGAATGACTCGGTGGCCTCAATCGGCGAGATTCAGACTGTGATCGGTCAACTGGGAGAGGCGGCCGTGCAGATTGCAAGTGCCATTGAGCAGCAGAGCGTCTCTACTCAGGAAATCTCAAGGAACGTGCAGCAGGCCGCCACCGGAACCAGAGAGATTGCAGACAATATCAGTTCCGTTCAGTCCGCTGTTTCCGAGACGGGTGAAGTCGCGGGCCAGGTTCTGGGTGCTGCCGGGGAGCTTGCGCAGAAGTCTGATACGCTCGACAGGCAAATCGACGTCTTCCTGTCCGACATCCGGGCAGCGTAA